The Fortiea contorta PCC 7126 genome has a segment encoding these proteins:
- a CDS encoding DUF2555 domain-containing protein — translation MKTLSISKKEIAAMTTVEVEELATRLELDNYSNAFEGLNDWHLLRAIAFQRPELVEPYIHLLDLEPYDEA, via the coding sequence ATGAAAACTCTAAGCATTTCCAAAAAAGAAATTGCTGCCATGACTACGGTAGAAGTGGAAGAGTTAGCTACACGTCTGGAACTAGACAATTACAGCAATGCTTTTGAGGGTTTAAACGATTGGCATCTACTACGAGCGATCGCTTTTCAGCGTCCAGAGTTAGTTGAACCCTATATCCACTTACTTGATTTAGAACCCTACGATGAAGCTTAG